One window from the genome of Lacerta agilis isolate rLacAgi1 chromosome 16, rLacAgi1.pri, whole genome shotgun sequence encodes:
- the NANS gene encoding sialic acid synthase, with translation MPLQFELCPGRPIGGDHPCFIIAEIGQNHQGDLETAKRMIRVAKECGADCAKFQKSELEHKFNKRALERPYTSKHSWGKTYGEHKRHLEFSHDQYRELQRYAKEIGIFFTASGMDEMAVEFLHDLDVPFFKVGSGDTNNFPYLEKTAKKGRPMVISSGMQSMNTMQQVYKLVKPLNPNFCFLQCTSAYPLQPEDVNLRVITEYQSTFPDIPIGYSGHETGIAISIAAVAMGAKVLERHITLDKTWKGSDHQASLEPKELAELVRSIRMVEKAMGSPVKRLLSCEVACNEKLGKSVVAKVRIPEGTTLTLDMLTVKVGEPKGYPPEDIFDLVGKKVRINIGEDETIVEDAIENHVKKVKC, from the exons ATGCCGTTGCAGTTCGAACTGTGCCCGGGCCGGCCAATCGGCGGGGACCACCCCTGCTTCATTATCGCGGAGATTGGCCAGAACCATCAGGGGGACCTGGAGACCGCCAAGCGGATGATCCGAGTGGCTAAG GAATGCGGAGCAGATTGTGCCAAGTTTCAGAAAAGTGAACTAGAGCACAAATTCAATAAGCGAGCCTTGGAGAGGCCATACACTTCCAAACACTCTTGGGGGAAAACTTACGGAGAGCACAAGCGCCACCTGGAGTTCAGCCATGATCAGTATCGAGAGTTGCAGCGATATGCAAAGGAGATTGGCATTTTCTTCACAGCATCAGGCATGGATGAG aTGGCTGTAGAGTTTCTGCATGATCTggatgttccattttttaaagtcGGATCCGGAGACACTAACAATTTCCCATACCTGGAAAAGACAGCCAAAAAAG GTCGCCCGATGGTGATTTCGAGCGGGATGCAGTCAATGAACACAATGCAACAAGTTTACAAGCTGGTGAAACCTCTTAACCCGAACTTCTGTTTTCTCCAGTGTACCAGTGCTTACCCTCTTCAGCCTGAAGATGTCAACCTTCGTGTCATAACG GAATATCAGTCCACCTTCCCAGATATTCCTATTGGCTACTCTGGTCATGAGACTGGGATAGCCATTTCCATTGCAGCAGTTGCTATGGGTGCAAAAGTCCTTGAGCGCCACATTACACTGGACAAAACCTGGAAAGGCAGTGATCATCAAGCATCCCTGGAGCCAAAAGAACTGGCAGAACTAGTGAGAAGCATCCGGATGGTGGAGAAAGCCATGGGGTCCCCAGTCAAGCGGCTCCTGTCCTGTGAAGTGGCTTGCAATGAAAAG TTGGGAAAATCTGTAGTGGCCAAAGTCCGGATTCCTGAAGGTACCACACTTACACTGGACATGCTCACGGTAAAAGTGGGGGAACCCAAAGGATACCCGCCAGAAGACATCTTCGACTTGGTTGGCAAGAAGGTCAGGATAAATATTGGTGAAGATGAAACCATCGTCGAAGATGCCATTGAAAACCATGTGAAAAAAGTGAAATGCTAA
- the CCIN gene encoding calicin — MRMQFTEKNHNSFMMQALNKQRKNREFCDVALSVDQKVFYAHLNVLAAMSSHIRNLISSNDMKADDELFIIIDAKFLSSELVEQLLDYFYTGKIVISEKNVEDLLKGAKYFSSPSLKSHCSDFLLRSLKKNNCLYYMLLATSYDMKEVANAAYDGIRDNFNYWAGPGITDFMHCPPNVFSRLLKDEHLHVQNEDQTLSILLQWVKYRKAEREKYFKKYFTYIHLSAVSTSMLLSTCREVLLFADHTGPLSRIESTLSDRKKGNPQSLMLQQRKGALMDSVVILGGQKEQGKFNSGVFAYIIGENIWLKLTEMPYKAAALSATSLGRYIYVSGGTTEQISGLKTAWKYDIDTNSWIKLPDLPIGLVFHTMVTCGGAVYSVGGSTAPRKYISSIYKYDEGKEKWILAGKMSIPMDATALITKGDKTIYIVTGRCLVNGRFSRVGVLDCFDTQTKNVVQYITFPIQFNHKPLLSFPQENVLSIQSHKESLEINLQKIKMSKSTKLVPLLPNNYSLDLSHAVCSIGDNKVFVCGGLICPGETRPEEYAINQHAYMLDQSLGEWRILAKPPEALDCPACCTAKLPCKILQKTVVN, encoded by the coding sequence ATGAGGATGCAGTTTACAGAAAAGAACCACAACAGTTTTATGATGCAGGCCCTCAACAAACAGAGAAAGAACCGGGagttttgtgatgtagctctcaGTGTGGACCAGAAAGTCTTCTATGCCCACCTCAATGTTTTAGCAGCCATGTCCTCCCATATTAGGAATCTGATATCCAGCAATGACATGAAAGCGGATGATGAACTCTTCATTATCATTGATGCCAAGTTCCTGAGCTCTGAGTTGGTGGAGCAATTGCTTGACTACTTCTATACTGGGAAGATTGTAATTTCTGAGAAGAACGTGGAGGACCTGCTGAAGGGAGCCAAGTATTTCAGTTCCCCATCTCTAAAGAGCCACTGTTCTGACTTCCTCCTTAGGTCCCTTAAGAAGAACAACTGCCTCTACTACATGCTCCTGGCCACCTCATATGATATGAAAGAGGTGGCAAATGCTGCTTATGATGGTATACGAGACAACTTCAACTACTGGGCAGGCCCTGGCATAACAGACTTTATGCACTGCCCCCCTAACGTCTTCAGCAGGCTCCTAAAGGATGAACATCTTCATGTACAAAACGAGGACCAGACTCTCTCAATCCTCCTCCAGTGGGTGAAATACAGAAAGGCTGAAAGGGAGAAATATTTTAAGAAGTATTTTACCTACATTCATTTATCTGCTGTCTCCACCAGTATGCTTCTGTCCACTTGCCGTGAAGTGTTACTCTTTGCAGATCACACTGGTCCCCTGTCCCGGATAGAGAGCACTTTGAGTGATCGTAAAAAGGGCAATCCTCAAAGCCTGATGCTTCAACAAAGGAAAGGGGCGTTAATGGACTCTGTGGTGATCTTAGGAGGGCAAAAAGAGCAGGGTAAGTTCAACAGTGGTGTTTTCGCTTATATCATTGGAGAGAACATCTGGCTAAAGCTGACAGAGATGCCTTACAAAGCAGCTGCTCTCAGTGCAACATCTCTAGGGAGATACATTTATGTTTCTGGAGGAACAACAGAGCAGATCTCTGGCTTGAAAACAGCTTGGAAGTATGATATAGATACTAACTCCTGGATCAAACTTCCGGATCTGCCTATAGGTTTGGTCTTCCACACCATGGTAACTTGTGGGGGGGCAGTGTACTCTGTAGGAGGAAGCACGGCCCCAAGGAAGTACATTTCAAGTATCTACAAGTACGACGAAGGGAAAGAGAAGTGGATTCTTGCTGGAAAGATGAGTATTCCTATGGATGCAACTGCATTGATCACCAAGGGAGACAAGACTATTTACATTGTGACAGGAAGGTGCTTGGTGAATGGGCGCTTCTCCCGAGTAGGTGTGCTGGACTGCTTTGATACTCAGACTAAGAATGTAGTGCAGTACATCACATTTCCCATTCAGTTCAATCACAAGCCCTTGCTGTCCTTTCCTCAGGAGAATGTCTTGAGCATACAAAGCCACAAAGAGAGTTTGGAAATAAACTTGCAGAAGATCAAAATGAGCAAATCCACAAAACTTGTCCCACTCTTGCCGAATAACTACAGCTTGGATCTTTCACATGCAGTGTGCTCAATTGGGGATAacaaggtgtttgtgtgtggtggccTGATTTGCCCAGGTGAGACACGTCCAGAGGAGTATGCCATCAACCAGCATGCATATATGTTAGATCAAAGTCTAGGCGAATGGAGGATTTTGGCTAAGCCTCCAGAAGCTCTGGATTGCCCTGCTTGCTGTACAGCTAAGTTGCCATGCAAGATTCTCCAAAAAACTGTAGTCAATTAA